The following proteins are co-located in the Conyzicola lurida genome:
- the ffh gene encoding signal recognition particle protein, with amino-acid sequence MATFGNLSDRLSETFKNLRGKGKLSPADVDGTVREIRRALLDADVALDVVKDFTGKVRERALGDEVSKALNPSQQVVQIVNDELVAILGGEARRIEFAKTGPTIIMLAGLQGAGKTTLAGKLAKWLAGQNHTPLLVAADLQRPNAVTQLTVVAEQAGVAIFAPEAGNTSGEDPTPSRGFFGGSKGGDPVKVAKDALKYAKDKQYDVVIVDTAGRLGVDAELMKQASDIRKAIDPDEVFFVIDAMIGQDAVATAKAFQAGVDFTAVVLTKLDGDARGGAALSVASVTGRPIIFASTGESLDDFEPFYPDRMASRILDLGDILTLIEQAQKNFDEEESMKIAEKFATDSFTLEDFLSQMQQLKKMGSMKAMLGMLPGAKGMREQLDNFDESEITRTEAIIQSMTLAERRTPKLLNGSRRVRIARGSGTTVTEVNALVNRFDQAAKMMKTVAKGGVPNIPGMGPIPGQKFGKQQAPKKKGSKSGNPAKRAAENAALAAGPAASAAPKGSGFGLGGAKPPAGGPSEDELASLQKFLGR; translated from the coding sequence ATGGCCACCTTTGGAAATCTCTCCGACCGTCTGTCGGAAACCTTTAAGAACCTGCGCGGCAAGGGCAAGCTCAGCCCCGCCGACGTCGACGGCACGGTACGCGAGATCCGTCGCGCCCTGCTCGACGCCGACGTCGCACTCGACGTCGTCAAGGACTTCACCGGCAAGGTGCGCGAACGCGCCCTCGGCGACGAGGTCTCGAAAGCGCTCAACCCGTCGCAGCAGGTCGTGCAGATCGTCAACGACGAGCTCGTCGCGATCCTCGGCGGCGAGGCGCGCCGTATCGAGTTCGCCAAGACCGGACCGACGATCATCATGCTCGCCGGCCTGCAGGGTGCGGGTAAGACCACCCTCGCGGGCAAGCTCGCCAAGTGGCTCGCCGGCCAGAACCACACGCCGCTGCTCGTCGCCGCCGACCTCCAGCGCCCGAACGCGGTCACGCAGCTGACCGTCGTCGCCGAGCAGGCCGGTGTCGCGATCTTCGCGCCCGAGGCCGGCAACACCTCCGGCGAAGACCCCACGCCCAGCCGCGGGTTCTTCGGCGGCAGCAAGGGCGGCGACCCGGTCAAGGTGGCGAAGGACGCGCTCAAGTACGCCAAGGACAAACAGTACGACGTGGTCATCGTCGACACGGCCGGCCGCCTCGGTGTCGACGCCGAGCTGATGAAGCAGGCCTCCGACATCCGCAAGGCCATCGACCCCGACGAGGTCTTCTTCGTGATCGACGCCATGATCGGCCAGGACGCCGTCGCCACGGCCAAGGCCTTCCAGGCCGGTGTCGACTTCACGGCCGTCGTGCTGACGAAGCTCGACGGCGACGCGCGCGGTGGCGCCGCCCTGTCCGTCGCCTCGGTCACCGGTCGCCCCATCATCTTCGCCTCCACGGGTGAATCGCTCGACGACTTCGAGCCCTTCTACCCCGACCGCATGGCGAGCCGCATCCTCGATCTCGGCGACATCCTGACTCTCATCGAGCAGGCGCAGAAGAACTTCGACGAAGAAGAGTCGATGAAGATCGCGGAGAAATTCGCGACCGACAGCTTCACGCTCGAGGACTTCCTCAGCCAGATGCAACAGCTCAAGAAGATGGGCTCGATGAAGGCGATGCTCGGCATGCTGCCGGGCGCCAAGGGAATGCGCGAGCAGCTCGACAACTTCGACGAGTCGGAGATCACCCGCACCGAGGCGATCATCCAGTCGATGACCCTCGCCGAGCGCCGCACCCCCAAGCTGCTCAACGGCTCGCGCCGCGTGCGCATCGCGCGCGGTTCCGGCACGACGGTGACCGAGGTCAACGCCCTCGTCAACCGTTTCGACCAGGCGGCGAAGATGATGAAGACCGTCGCCAAGGGCGGCGTGCCCAACATCCCCGGCATGGGACCGATCCCCGGCCAGAAGTTCGGCAAGCAGCAGGCGCCGAAGAAGAAGGGCTCCAAGTCGGGCAACCCGGCCAAGCGTGCCGCGGAGAACGCCGCGCTCGCGGCCGGACCCGCCGCCTCGGCCGCCCCCAAGGGCTCGGGCTTCGGCCTCGGTGGCGCAAAGCCCCCGGCAGGCGGCCCGAGCGAGGACGAACTCGCGTCGCTGCAGAAGTTCCTCGGGCGCTAG
- the rpsP gene encoding 30S ribosomal protein S16 has protein sequence MAVKIRLKRMGKIRAPFYRIVVADSRTKRDGRSIEEIGKYHPTENPSFIEVDSARAQYWLSVGAQPSPQVEAILKLTGDWGIFKGDKNAVSTVKTKEPKVAFVSDEKKKPVLKPKTEKPAEKVAEAPAEESTETVEATADEA, from the coding sequence GTGGCTGTAAAGATTCGTTTGAAGCGCATGGGCAAGATCCGTGCACCGTTCTACCGCATCGTCGTTGCCGACTCGCGCACCAAGCGCGACGGCCGTTCGATCGAGGAGATCGGAAAGTACCACCCGACCGAGAACCCCTCGTTCATCGAGGTCGACTCGGCTCGCGCCCAGTACTGGCTGTCCGTCGGCGCCCAGCCGAGCCCGCAGGTTGAGGCGATCCTCAAGCTGACCGGCGACTGGGGCATCTTCAAGGGCGACAAGAACGCGGTCTCGACCGTCAAGACCAAGGAGCCCAAGGTTGCCTTCGTCTCCGACGAGAAGAAGAAGCCGGTTCTGAAGCCCAAGACCGAGAAGCCCGCCGAGAAGGTCGCGGAGGCTCCCGCCGAGGAGTCCACCGAGACCGTCGAAGCGACTGCAGACGAGGCCTAA
- a CDS encoding LLM class F420-dependent oxidoreductase, whose translation MTTAATRPVRIGVQIAPQHAEYAHIRETAAELEELGADILFNWDHFYPLSGEPDGLHFESWTMLAALAEQTNRVEIGALVNCNSYRNANLQADMARTIDHISAKDTGVGRFIFGTGSGWFERDYDEYGYEFGTVGQRLDALAEALPVIEDRWGKLNPAPTRKIPVLIGGGGEKKTLRIVAKHADIWHSFGDAATLERKLGILAEHGESVGRDTSQIEISTEIGKATPAEAEEKLALGATLFTVGLSGPKYDTARVADWLAWRDEKNS comes from the coding sequence ATGACAACCGCTGCCACACGTCCCGTCCGCATCGGCGTGCAGATCGCACCCCAGCATGCCGAGTACGCCCACATCCGAGAGACCGCCGCCGAGCTGGAAGAGCTCGGAGCCGACATCCTGTTCAACTGGGATCACTTCTACCCGCTCAGCGGCGAGCCCGACGGCCTGCACTTCGAGTCGTGGACCATGCTCGCCGCCCTCGCCGAGCAGACGAACCGCGTCGAGATCGGCGCGCTCGTCAACTGCAACAGCTACCGCAACGCGAACCTGCAGGCCGACATGGCCCGCACGATCGACCACATCAGCGCGAAGGACACGGGCGTCGGCCGGTTCATCTTCGGCACCGGCTCCGGCTGGTTCGAGCGTGACTACGACGAGTACGGCTACGAGTTCGGCACCGTCGGCCAGCGTCTCGACGCCCTCGCCGAGGCGCTGCCCGTGATCGAGGACCGCTGGGGCAAGCTCAACCCGGCACCCACCCGCAAGATCCCCGTGCTCATCGGCGGCGGCGGCGAGAAGAAGACGCTGCGCATCGTCGCGAAGCACGCCGACATCTGGCACAGCTTCGGCGACGCCGCGACCCTCGAGCGCAAGCTCGGCATCCTCGCCGAGCACGGCGAGTCCGTGGGACGGGACACCTCGCAGATCGAGATCTCGACGGAGATCGGCAAGGCGACCCCCGCCGAGGCCGAGGAGAAGCTCGCGCTCGGTGCGACCCTGTTCACCGTGGGACTCTCCGGTCCGAAGTACGACACGGCGCGCGTGGCCGACTGGCTGGCCTGGCGCGACGAGAAGAACTCCTAG
- a CDS encoding DMT family transporter, which produces MTPTSPVPVPGRAPGLTPAVTVAIVVTVLAWASAFIVIRGTAPYFSGGALALGRLAVGAALLSLLLIGRKWVAPDRREWLLIAGFGVVWFGGYNVALNIAEKSLDAGTTAMIVNIGPILIALGAGVFLREGIPKWLAIGAGIAFLGVVLIGFGTGGTAGVDPVGVVWALVAAVTYAAGVLMQKPALKRLPAAQVTWLGCVIGLVACLPFAGELVSALADAPAAAIGGVVYLGAVPTALAFSTWAYALSRMPAGHLGVTTYIVPPLAILLGLVVFGEIPALTAILGGAVCLVGVAVSRRRPALAAADRA; this is translated from the coding sequence ATGACCCCGACGTCCCCCGTGCCTGTTCCGGGCCGCGCGCCCGGCCTCACCCCGGCGGTGACCGTGGCCATCGTGGTGACGGTGCTCGCCTGGGCGAGCGCCTTCATCGTGATCCGCGGCACCGCGCCGTACTTCAGCGGGGGAGCCCTCGCTCTCGGCCGTCTCGCCGTCGGTGCCGCGCTGCTGAGCCTGCTGCTCATCGGGCGAAAGTGGGTAGCGCCCGACCGCCGGGAGTGGCTGCTCATCGCCGGTTTCGGCGTCGTCTGGTTCGGCGGCTACAACGTGGCCCTCAACATCGCAGAGAAGTCGCTCGACGCCGGCACCACGGCCATGATCGTGAACATCGGGCCGATCCTCATCGCGCTCGGTGCCGGGGTGTTCCTGCGCGAGGGCATTCCCAAATGGCTCGCCATCGGCGCGGGCATCGCGTTCCTCGGCGTCGTGCTCATCGGATTCGGTACGGGCGGTACCGCGGGTGTGGACCCCGTCGGAGTCGTGTGGGCGCTCGTCGCGGCCGTGACCTACGCCGCCGGAGTCCTGATGCAGAAACCGGCGTTGAAGCGCCTCCCCGCGGCCCAGGTCACCTGGCTGGGCTGTGTCATCGGGCTCGTCGCGTGCCTGCCGTTCGCGGGCGAACTCGTCTCCGCGCTCGCCGACGCTCCCGCCGCCGCGATCGGGGGAGTGGTGTACCTCGGCGCCGTCCCCACGGCTCTCGCCTTCAGCACCTGGGCGTACGCCCTCTCGCGCATGCCCGCCGGGCACCTCGGGGTCACCACCTACATCGTTCCGCCGCTCGCTATCCTGCTCGGCCTCGTCGTTTTCGGCGAGATCCCGGCCCTCACCGCCATCCTCGGCGGTGCCGTCTGCCTCGTCGGCGTCGCGGTGAGCCGTCGCCGTCCGGCACTCGCCGCCGCTGACCGGGCCTGA
- a CDS encoding META domain-containing protein, translating into MRRVFPVAIAVLVLTGCVAAPPSIPAATPPESGPASTGAVSALPLVNLWRVTEADGSGDEAYLRLDGRDLTVWTACGVATGDWRAAGGAFLADVSGGLGTGCLTENPAIPVASLEWLYAARGFRLVDDAAEVELLDSDGAVVAVLRVDGAPPANDSISDDYLRAPEVTPEIEALFAEAAPLPDGVEPADAAALVGRWEPAGDYSPDQPFVELAEDGSWTGSDGCNGGSGRWVVGDDGRILATAGPSTLIGCDGAAVPNWLAAASTAGLTDSQLVFFDTAGIELGRVAPS; encoded by the coding sequence ATGAGACGAGTCTTCCCCGTCGCGATCGCGGTGCTGGTGCTCACCGGGTGCGTGGCGGCACCGCCCTCGATACCGGCCGCCACTCCGCCCGAGTCGGGGCCCGCGTCGACCGGTGCCGTGTCCGCGCTGCCACTCGTCAACCTCTGGCGCGTCACCGAGGCCGACGGTTCGGGCGACGAGGCGTACCTGCGGCTCGACGGGCGCGACCTCACGGTCTGGACCGCGTGCGGAGTCGCGACCGGCGACTGGCGGGCGGCGGGCGGCGCCTTCCTCGCCGACGTGTCCGGAGGACTCGGCACCGGATGTCTCACCGAGAACCCCGCGATCCCCGTGGCGTCGCTCGAGTGGCTCTACGCCGCGCGAGGCTTCAGGCTCGTGGATGACGCGGCCGAGGTCGAACTCCTCGACAGCGACGGTGCCGTGGTGGCCGTGCTCCGCGTCGACGGCGCCCCGCCGGCCAACGACAGCATCAGCGACGACTACCTGCGCGCCCCCGAGGTCACGCCCGAGATCGAGGCGCTCTTCGCGGAGGCCGCGCCGCTCCCCGACGGCGTCGAGCCCGCCGATGCCGCCGCGCTCGTCGGACGCTGGGAACCGGCGGGCGACTACTCGCCCGACCAGCCCTTCGTCGAACTCGCGGAGGACGGGAGCTGGACCGGCTCCGACGGCTGCAACGGCGGCAGCGGACGCTGGGTGGTGGGCGACGACGGCCGGATCCTCGCGACGGCCGGACCGAGCACGCTGATCGGCTGCGACGGCGCCGCCGTGCCGAACTGGCTCGCCGCGGCATCCACCGCGGGTCTCACGGATTCGCAACTCGTGTTCTTCGACACAGCGGGAATCGAGCTCGGAAGGGTCGCGCCGTCATAG
- a CDS encoding RNA-binding protein, producing MLAPALEHLVKGIVDHPEDVQVAAKSSPRGEVLEVRVHPEDLGRVIGRAGRTAKALRTLITALADGRKVRVDVVDTDF from the coding sequence ATGCTCGCTCCCGCTCTTGAACACCTCGTCAAGGGGATCGTCGATCACCCTGAAGATGTGCAGGTAGCAGCTAAGAGTTCGCCACGCGGCGAGGTCCTCGAGGTGCGCGTGCACCCCGAGGACCTCGGCCGTGTGATCGGCCGCGCAGGCCGCACCGCCAAGGCGCTCCGCACCCTGATCACGGCTCTCGCCGACGGTCGCAAGGTGCGCGTCGACGTGGTTGACACCGACTTCTAA
- a CDS encoding glutamate--cysteine ligase, which produces MDIEFGASKRSTVGIEWELACVDHASGELTPAGPEVLARLADDPGSLPQVTGELLTNTVELVSAPHDRVGDAVDDLRRMVERVREVTDPLGVDLMCSGTHPFSQWFQQEVTPDKERYATLIDRTQWWGRQMMIWGVHMHVGIEDHRKALPIINGLLPYYPHFQAISASSPFWSGEATGYASSRTMLFQQLPTAGLPPQLGSWEEYERLVADLTHVGVIDDHSELRWDLRPSPKWGTVEIRFCDGLSTTTEVASVAALAQCLVEELSQKLDRGEDLPTLQPWFVRENKWRAARYGMEAIIILDAEGNETLVTDDLRAIMERLTPIADSLGCLEELWGIERILDGGASYQRQLGVAADTGGSLKAVVASLVSELREGGA; this is translated from the coding sequence ATGGACATCGAATTCGGCGCCTCGAAACGCTCGACCGTCGGCATCGAATGGGAGCTCGCCTGCGTGGACCACGCCAGCGGCGAGCTCACCCCTGCCGGTCCGGAGGTGCTCGCCCGGCTCGCCGACGACCCGGGCTCGCTGCCCCAGGTCACGGGCGAACTGCTCACCAACACGGTGGAGCTCGTGAGCGCTCCGCACGACCGGGTCGGCGACGCCGTCGACGACCTGCGCCGCATGGTGGAGCGCGTGCGCGAGGTGACCGACCCGCTCGGAGTCGACCTGATGTGCTCCGGCACCCACCCGTTCAGCCAGTGGTTCCAGCAGGAGGTGACGCCCGACAAGGAGCGTTACGCCACCCTCATCGACCGCACCCAGTGGTGGGGCCGCCAGATGATGATCTGGGGCGTGCACATGCACGTCGGCATCGAGGACCACCGCAAGGCGCTGCCGATCATCAACGGACTGCTGCCCTACTACCCGCACTTCCAGGCCATCTCGGCGTCGAGCCCGTTCTGGTCGGGCGAGGCCACCGGCTACGCCTCGAGCCGCACGATGCTGTTCCAGCAGCTGCCCACGGCCGGGCTCCCGCCCCAGCTCGGCAGCTGGGAGGAGTACGAGCGCCTGGTCGCCGACCTCACCCACGTCGGGGTCATCGACGACCACTCCGAACTGCGCTGGGACCTGCGGCCGTCGCCCAAGTGGGGAACGGTCGAGATCCGGTTCTGCGACGGGCTGTCGACCACGACGGAGGTGGCGTCGGTCGCGGCGCTCGCCCAGTGTCTGGTCGAGGAGCTCTCGCAGAAGCTCGACCGCGGCGAAGACCTGCCCACGCTGCAGCCGTGGTTCGTGCGCGAGAACAAGTGGCGCGCGGCCCGGTACGGCATGGAGGCGATCATCATCCTCGACGCCGAGGGCAACGAGACCCTCGTGACCGACGACCTGCGCGCGATCATGGAACGTCTCACCCCGATCGCCGATTCGCTCGGCTGTCTCGAGGAGCTGTGGGGCATCGAGAGAATCCTCGACGGCGGTGCGAGCTACCAGCGCCAGCTCGGGGTCGCCGCCGACACCGGCGGCAGCCTCAAGGCCGTCGTCGCGTCGCTCGTCTCCGAGCTGCGCGAGGGCGGCGCCTGA